A genomic region of Oenanthe melanoleuca isolate GR-GAL-2019-014 chromosome 25, OMel1.0, whole genome shotgun sequence contains the following coding sequences:
- the RIT1 gene encoding GTP-binding protein Rit1 isoform X1, protein MDAGARPGGGGAPGQSREYKLVMLGAGGVGKSAMTMQFISHRFPEDHDPTIEDAYKIRIRIDDEPANLDILDTAGQAEFTAMRDQYMRAGEGFIICYSITDRRSFHEVREFKQLIYRVRRTDDTPVVLVGNKSDLTQLRQVSKEEGSALAREFSCPFFETSAAFRYYIDDVFHALVREIRRKEREAVMALERKSKPKSNIWKRLKSPFRRKKDSVT, encoded by the exons ATGGATGCCGGAGCCCGGCCGGGCGGTGGCGGTGCCCCGGGGCAATCCCGGGAGTACAAACTGGTGATGCTGGGAGCGGGAGGCGTCGGCAAGAGCG CCATGACCATGCAGTTCATCAGCCACCGGTTCCCAGAGGACCACGATCCCACCATTG AGGATGCCTATAAAATCCGGATCCGCATCGATGATGAACCTGCCAACCTGGATATTTTGGATACAGCAGGACAG GCAGAGTTCACAGCCATGAGGGATCAGTACATGAGGGCTGGAGAGGGTTTCATCATCTGCTACTCCATCACGGACCGGCGCAGCTTCCACGAGGTGCGCGAGTTCAAGCAGCTCATTTACCGCGTGCGCCGCACCGACGACACCCCCGTGGTGCTGGTGGGCAACAAGTCTGACCTGACCCAGCTGCGCCAG GTGTCCAAGGaggagggctcagccctggcacgAGAGTTCAGCTGCCCCTTCTTCGAGACCTCGGCCGCCTTCCGCTACTACATCGACGACGTGTTCCACGCGCTGGTGCGCGAGATCCGCCGCAAGGAGAGGGAGGCTGTCATGGCCCTGGAGAGGAAATCCAAGCCCAAAAGCAACATCTGGAAAAGACTCAAATCCCCCTTTCGTAGAAAGAAGGATTCAGtcacttga
- the RIT1 gene encoding GTP-binding protein Rit1 isoform X2, whose translation MTMQFISHRFPEDHDPTIEDAYKIRIRIDDEPANLDILDTAGQAEFTAMRDQYMRAGEGFIICYSITDRRSFHEVREFKQLIYRVRRTDDTPVVLVGNKSDLTQLRQVSKEEGSALAREFSCPFFETSAAFRYYIDDVFHALVREIRRKEREAVMALERKSKPKSNIWKRLKSPFRRKKDSVT comes from the exons ATGACCATGCAGTTCATCAGCCACCGGTTCCCAGAGGACCACGATCCCACCATTG AGGATGCCTATAAAATCCGGATCCGCATCGATGATGAACCTGCCAACCTGGATATTTTGGATACAGCAGGACAG GCAGAGTTCACAGCCATGAGGGATCAGTACATGAGGGCTGGAGAGGGTTTCATCATCTGCTACTCCATCACGGACCGGCGCAGCTTCCACGAGGTGCGCGAGTTCAAGCAGCTCATTTACCGCGTGCGCCGCACCGACGACACCCCCGTGGTGCTGGTGGGCAACAAGTCTGACCTGACCCAGCTGCGCCAG GTGTCCAAGGaggagggctcagccctggcacgAGAGTTCAGCTGCCCCTTCTTCGAGACCTCGGCCGCCTTCCGCTACTACATCGACGACGTGTTCCACGCGCTGGTGCGCGAGATCCGCCGCAAGGAGAGGGAGGCTGTCATGGCCCTGGAGAGGAAATCCAAGCCCAAAAGCAACATCTGGAAAAGACTCAAATCCCCCTTTCGTAGAAAGAAGGATTCAGtcacttga